A DNA window from Ranitomeya imitator isolate aRanImi1 chromosome 2, aRanImi1.pri, whole genome shotgun sequence contains the following coding sequences:
- the LOC138667786 gene encoding uncharacterized protein: MKIVIILSLAAICLAKSRKAFHFPSSAQAVNRIVFEPENGASLNHGKSHNSEKSSEESGLVLSNPSRRDVKIESPVFGFRGKAGHSGGIKNISPEEPIFIENTTPVLEKGKSSSSGESQAVNDKQEASSSEESNQEEANAADANQNVSSGEENKAAAVNQDDSSNEENNLQAITEKEASSEEINAPNASNDEQIIKPAESQEEPKIKVFNTTANQKIPFQPFSRAIKLVPRIIARDVDGERPEAAKHSRGRGHRLLRSIELNLAELDIKPNVQGPQGRIQTANKRVRRPAK; this comes from the exons ATGAAAATCGTAATTATTCTCTCTCTGGCGGCTATTTGCTTAGCCAAAAGCCGTAAAG CATTTCATTTCCCAAGTTCAGCACAGGCTGTAAATCGCATAGTCTTTGAACCTGAGAATGGAGCCTCACTAAACCATGGGAAAAGTCACAACTCTGAAAAGTCATCTGAAGAATCTGGCCTGGTGTTGAGTAATCCCTCTCGTAGAGATGTGAAGATTG AATCACCAGTTTTTGGATTTCGTGGTAAAGCAGGTCATTCAGGAGGAATAAAGAATATTTCACCAGAAGAGCCTATATTTATTGAGAATACTACACCAGTCCTAGAAAAGGGAAAATCTTCCTCAAGTGGGGAAAGCCAGGCTGTTAATGATAAGCAAGAGGCGTCTTCAAGTGAGGAAAGCAATCAGGAGGAGGCAAATGCAGCGGATGCTAACCAAAATGTGTCATCTGGTGAGGAGAATAAGGCAGCAGCTGTCAACCAAGATGACTCTTCTAATGAAGAGAATAATTTACAAGCCATTACAGAAAAAGAGGCCTCCAGTGAGGAAATCAACGCACCAAACGCTTCCAATGATGAACAAATCATTAAACCAGCAGAATCTCAAGAAGAACCCAAAATTAAGGTCTTCAACACAACAGCAAATCAAAAAATTCCCTTCCAGCCTTTTTCTCGAGCAATTAAATTAGTCCCAAGAATCATAGCAAGAGATGTTGATGGGGAAAGGCCAGAAGCAGCCAAACATAGTCGTGGCCGAGGCCACCGGCTGCTAAGAAGCATAGAACTCAACCTTGCAGAATTAGACATAAAACCTAATGTCCAAGGACCTCAAGGGAGGATTCAGACGGCTAACAAGCGGGTGCGAAGACCAGCTAAATAA